The region GCTTATAGCTCTAATGGTAGTGATGGGAATGATTTAATTTGCGCAATGGCTGAAGATAGGGAAAATGGCGGGTTGTTAGGGGTTGGTGGAGGGATAGAGATTGGTGAGTTTGGACCATTGGGTAATTCGGTTGATGGGGATTTTACGGGGATTGATGGTGGAGAGAATGGGATTATGGGTTTGGGTTTTGATTATGAGGGAGAGGAGGCGGAGGAGAATTGTAACAGTAATGATCGTGCAAAAGAGGAAGGAGATGATGGTTTTATGTACGAAGAAGTAGATGTAAATGCGTCTAATTTGAAGAAGAGGAAGGTGTTGAAGGGATTAGAGAAGAGGGTGCTCGGGTTCCTTTCCAATCAGATGGGGCAGTTGCGGGAAATGGAGTCCCGATTTGAGCAACAAGAAGTAGAGAGAGAGCGAGAGAGGCAGAGGAGGGAGATTATTCGAATTGAGAAGGAGCAGgaatgggagcagaagttggaaGAGAGGGAGAGAGAAAGGGAAGAACGGGAAAAAGCAAGGGAAGAGCTGAGGTGGCAAAGGTACCGAGAATGGGAAGCCATGGAAAAGGAGAGTGACGAGagacaaagaagaagaagagacgAGGAATTGATTCAAGAGAAAGAATGGGAGGACCGAATGAAGAGGAGAAGGTTAGAATGGAAGAAAAGGATTGACGGGATGTTAAATCAACACCGAGATGAAATGGGGCAGATGCATTCACGTATTCTTCACGAGCAACAGAATCTTACTAGCCAATTTCTTGGGATTGTTTCGCAGTGGACTGGTCATCCATCTGGGCTGTCTGATCATACAAGTGCTAGCAACCATTATCTTTCACAAATGATGCAGAATTTGCATCATGTGAATGGTATGGTACATGAAGACGCCAGAGTTGATGGAGATAATCAAGATGATCAATTTATAGTTGACGGATAGTTCCTTTACTCAGCACCATCATCTTCTTTGTAAGCTTATCAAATAACAAGAAAATATGCAAGCATGTTTCTGATGGTGACAAGATGTAAAGGTCAGTGAATTACTACTTAATTTTACCATGTATTCTTGTTTAATTTTCTtgtatatctatctatctatctatctatctgtCTCTTAGCAGAATTTTTTAgtcaataataattataattgtttGTTTCCATTTCCTTGTAACTATTTATAAATAGAATCAACTTATTCTGGAAATGACATTAAGAGTTGTTATAAAGAAATTATACCTCTTTACGGCTTTCATTTCATTTGGTAGTTGCATTTAGTTGCTTATGCCACCGTTTTGACAATAACATAAAAGTTAGTCTGATGAGTTTGTGAGATGTAGGCTGAGTTCCAGCATGTGTATGGTGTCGGCACTATGATTACGTTTAGGGGTGAGCATATCGACAGTTCACCACAAACCAATCAGTTATTATAAGAGTTTGAAGTTGAACTGAATCAAACTGAAAAATTTGGTTGGGTACGGTTAAAATAGATTGATTAccatattattaaattctatCCTTCTACAAAAAAATTTTATAGGAGTGTCTTGGTAGTAAGTGCTTATGTAAGCTTTTCATGTACCTAGGGTTCGATTCTCAAGTGATTCAAATGGTATTTCTTatgatttttgtaataaaaataagaaaaagtatAGTTTCAACATTTCTAGGATTCAAAACCATGAAGTCAAATAACTAATAAGAGCACTTCACCATTGAGATAAAGAAGAGAATTGGTAGTATTTGaccttttgtatatatattgacATCTATAATAAATCTTGGTTGTTTCACTCAAactatttggtttgatttggtcaTTCAATTCAGTTTTGACAGAATACTGCACACCCCTAAACATCGTATAACCTAATGTCAGGGCGTTTTTATGCTGAGGGATCCTTGAAATGCTGctgtataaattatgttcatGGAGTTCCAGGGCATAAGGAGTTTCTACTAGGTAGTGCTTTCTGTATTTGCAGCTCATAGAGAAGATAAGATAAGAAGTGACaggaaaacaagaaaaaatccaGTACTAGAATGGTTTTATTGTAGTTGCTTTAAAATTGATTACTATGAAGTGTAAAGTGTAAACCACACAGTTCCTTAAAGAGTGTAAGAGACCAATCATGTGGCTGCCTCATATTGGGCAGTGTACAATTCCTGCGATCGTTTTTCGAATCTTTTCGGTCATGTACCCGCGGTTGCTGCTGCACAAATCACAAGCAATCTGCTAAAACTCATTTATAGCAAATAGGGGACAAAGAAAGAATTATTCAACTTCAAATAGTAATAGATGTGCTTGAAAAAGCATTCAAGCTGTCAAGTGTCAACACCAGTTCTTGAAGAGTTTGAGAATGCTCTGGTGCTAACCTGCAATCTTCTAtcttgaagaaaaagaaacttgTAATCTTCTATTATAGCAACAAAAGTGAAGTACCGATATAGGCGATTCGGAAAAGTGactatgatttttattatttgtgtcatttgttttaaaaaagttaacaaTTCTAAAAATCATTTTTGGAAGAAGCTGAAATTTCTGACTCTCTGTCTGGTAATGGCAGGATTTCTTTGAATTTCTAAACCGGTATATATTTCCATGTCAAGAAATTGAACCTTCATATGATTTAAGAGCTGTATCATCGATATCTATTATTGTTCTCCAGGTTTGAGTTTTTAATGTATTAAGCTCAATTATACTTTCTTTAGAAccattattatttgatttgccAGCACATAACACCTCATCATTATTGATATTATAAtggcttaatcacaaaaaaaaaacccactTTTTAGCCCCTTTCCAAATGCACCATGACGtcgcaattttgtcagttgcaccctaattcgcacatttggttttcaattccactctcaaatactaaattgatttctttttcatttgaaaaaagttcaaataaatcatctatttttaactttttatgtgaaaaagagttcaaacaagtattttataagggtttttatgaatttttcccgagtgaaaaaagtccaatttgattttgagagtGGAATTAaaacccaaaggtgcgaattagggtacAACtaataaaattgcaacgtcagggtgcaattgaaaagaggctaaaaggtgagggtttttttggtgattaaacctaTTATAATCAGTGACTGAAGAAC is a window of Mercurialis annua linkage group LG2, ddMerAnnu1.2, whole genome shotgun sequence DNA encoding:
- the LOC126669833 gene encoding uncharacterized protein LOC126669833 — encoded protein: MMPPRRKKWTEAEEKTLIEKYGQMVSDGTLAKMKTREKKYKPIALYVNYMHHVRDPNTYPWQWTWKDVSTKVQNMRHQYLLVKQKVKKPDVAVVVENSAGGEGSNNVEEFDWVEGLTHWSNFLLYKEVFGDVPMAYSSNGSDGNDLICAMAEDRENGGLLGVGGGIEIGEFGPLGNSVDGDFTGIDGGENGIMGLGFDYEGEEAEENCNSNDRAKEEGDDGFMYEEVDVNASNLKKRKVLKGLEKRVLGFLSNQMGQLREMESRFEQQEVERERERQRREIIRIEKEQEWEQKLEEREREREEREKAREELRWQRYREWEAMEKESDERQRRRRDEELIQEKEWEDRMKRRRLEWKKRIDGMLNQHRDEMGQMHSRILHEQQNLTSQFLGIVSQWTGHPSGLSDHTSASNHYLSQMMQNLHHVNGMVHEDARVDGDNQDDQFIVDG